From the genome of Mycoplasma putrefaciens KS1, one region includes:
- a CDS encoding STREFT protein: MIKKLKILKKLYIPILILLIVIGAFLGFILGYSENKKHNLIANIQNYVRLSSYAVRGKILKDQEGINKDYVNKTLANKKIIDEFGPNFIWKQNKSNSSNEATTISNLLQTYFGKSTDLFTDNIKYLDKKDKNKLKDIQKTNTQDITPDNISNFISVVNSAKKFISGLSSSTVNLGINLLQRNFLKTDKEVDAIRNNGGVRGFVNAIESNQGLISTIANLLISSSNDSDSSFYNGLTVKQLFNKQLNEISKIITKKEHNNHNEDHLPNDLIEYFWDEISKIVKAQFDNKESNLLYKIQQILINIKHRFDIKDWIQKLLPALVKYIKTELFFATYYVVNPKLTIEQLLSQSASADQFKSLTKGGLNLGVLLKGLSLVFENQEHGNRFLDFVFKKADHSKVYFTSEKQPPNLGTGNLIFDILNAVQSVLLSKTGPLKSVIPKIQEYIQSKKQDIKDLITKTLTHFLNKYIPGGNDSSGNKDNLWWDKPKFDERDRLKIDIQYKFLLSWYNVASGHIDFFGSKGLLTNLVSGFKNIILSVSDILGTISNYIKHIFYRGKEQSFDFKSAFTNLSNLLKVSNSLLEAQYVADSNREDDLVIYLGLGPHSIAKVYSIYDVLNLPHASVFSNPIIGSLVKKYTGKYLEPFLGVLKKLKDYKFITEVEKFREDFPKYILNSANFIETYYNKNEAIPKYDLIKYLYTKDQNFIANFTKQWASFFVPDGTDQNNPLLPIVKAIFKDPSGNGEKIKTLQDIRQGIEEIGAKLIKGNVFYKNLYSLSNIEVPIGKLASFLGIKELTNIKITELFNQIANVILNNNKKYPNKLIDFNLASLGYILKSLTTKVTAWSKGREIFRDKNILAVILESLDAADNKTKDPEDIENENSYFLWDSVELKLDNKSLSGGEIKINKSDSSASPLSMLLGIGNDKTKYLTGSILHSLSTLIGGLKSNDALYKLSLENKNSLIFGIDAWEEILKTKQKELDKKEYQQAGQYYNNNAWATKLISYNHNQIKYQLIRIHDSNNQYVKKIGKKFEVMLTKQPDNHTYWVISQILALDY, from the coding sequence ATAAAAAACATAACTTAATCGCCAATATTCAAAACTATGTTAGATTAAGTTCTTATGCTGTTAGAGGTAAAATTCTAAAAGATCAAGAAGGAATTAATAAAGATTATGTTAACAAGACTTTGGCAAACAAAAAGATAATTGATGAGTTTGGCCCTAACTTTATCTGAAAACAAAATAAATCTAATAGCTCAAATGAAGCCACAACAATTAGTAATTTATTACAAACTTATTTTGGTAAATCTACAGATTTATTTACAGATAATATTAAATATCTAGATAAAAAAGATAAAAATAAACTTAAAGATATACAAAAAACTAATACCCAAGACATTACTCCAGATAATATTAGTAACTTTATTAGTGTTGTTAATTCAGCTAAAAAATTTATTAGTGGGTTGTCAAGTTCAACAGTAAATTTAGGAATAAATTTATTACAAAGAAACTTTTTAAAAACAGATAAAGAAGTTGATGCTATTAGAAATAATGGTGGTGTCAGAGGTTTTGTTAATGCCATTGAAAGTAACCAAGGTCTAATATCAACCATAGCCAATCTCTTAATTTCTTCATCAAATGATAGTGATTCTAGTTTTTATAACGGTTTAACTGTTAAACAACTATTTAATAAGCAGTTAAACGAGATTTCAAAAATTATTACAAAAAAAGAACACAATAATCATAATGAAGACCATCTTCCAAATGATTTAATCGAATATTTCTGAGATGAAATATCAAAAATAGTAAAAGCTCAATTTGATAACAAAGAAAGTAATTTACTATATAAAATCCAACAGATTTTAATAAATATTAAACATAGATTTGATATCAAAGATTGAATACAAAAATTATTACCAGCTTTAGTGAAATATATAAAGACTGAATTATTTTTTGCTACTTATTATGTTGTAAATCCTAAACTAACTATAGAGCAGCTGTTAAGTCAATCAGCAAGTGCTGATCAATTCAAATCTCTAACTAAAGGGGGATTAAATTTAGGAGTTCTTTTAAAAGGATTGTCATTAGTTTTTGAAAATCAAGAGCATGGAAATAGATTTTTAGATTTTGTTTTCAAAAAAGCTGATCATTCTAAAGTATACTTTACTTCAGAAAAACAACCACCAAACTTAGGTACTGGAAATTTAATTTTTGACATTTTAAATGCTGTTCAATCAGTTTTACTATCAAAAACAGGTCCTTTAAAATCTGTTATTCCAAAAATTCAAGAATACATACAATCAAAAAAGCAAGACATTAAAGATTTAATTACTAAAACCTTGACACATTTTTTAAATAAATATATACCAGGTGGAAATGATTCAAGCGGAAATAAAGACAATCTTTGGTGAGATAAACCTAAATTTGATGAAAGAGATAGACTAAAAATTGATATTCAATATAAATTTTTGCTGTCTTGATATAATGTGGCTAGTGGGCATATTGACTTTTTTGGAAGCAAGGGACTTCTAACAAATCTTGTTAGTGGTTTTAAAAATATTATATTGTCAGTATCAGATATATTAGGTACTATCTCAAACTACATAAAACATATTTTCTATAGAGGAAAAGAACAAAGCTTTGACTTTAAAAGCGCCTTTACTAATTTATCTAATCTTCTTAAAGTCTCTAATAGTCTATTAGAAGCTCAGTATGTTGCTGACAGCAATAGAGAAGATGATCTTGTTATTTATTTAGGTTTAGGGCCACATAGTATAGCTAAAGTATATTCTATTTACGATGTTTTAAATTTACCACATGCTAGTGTATTTAGTAATCCTATTATTGGTAGTCTAGTTAAAAAATATACTGGAAAATACTTAGAACCATTCTTGGGTGTTCTTAAAAAATTAAAAGATTATAAATTCATAACAGAAGTTGAAAAGTTTAGAGAAGATTTTCCAAAATACATACTAAATTCCGCTAACTTTATAGAAACTTATTACAACAAAAATGAAGCAATTCCAAAGTATGACTTAATCAAGTATCTATACACTAAAGACCAAAACTTTATAGCAAACTTTACAAAGCAATGAGCAAGTTTTTTTGTTCCTGATGGTACAGATCAAAACAATCCATTACTCCCAATTGTTAAAGCTATTTTTAAAGATCCTAGTGGTAATGGTGAAAAAATCAAGACACTACAAGATATAAGACAAGGAATTGAAGAAATTGGTGCTAAATTAATTAAGGGAAATGTCTTTTATAAAAACCTTTACTCATTATCAAATATTGAAGTACCAATAGGTAAATTAGCAAGTTTTTTAGGAATAAAAGAGCTTACTAACATTAAAATAACTGAGCTATTTAATCAAATTGCTAATGTTATTTTGAATAACAATAAAAAATATCCTAATAAATTAATTGATTTTAATTTAGCTTCATTAGGTTATATTTTAAAATCACTAACTACTAAAGTAACTGCATGAAGCAAAGGAAGAGAAATCTTTAGAGATAAAAATATTTTAGCTGTAATTCTTGAAAGCCTAGATGCAGCTGATAATAAAACTAAAGATCCTGAAGATATTGAAAACGAAAATTCATATTTCTTATGAGATTCAGTTGAATTAAAATTAGATAATAAATCTTTATCTGGCGGAGAAATTAAAATTAATAAATCAGATAGTTCAGCTTCACCATTATCAATGCTATTAGGAATTGGTAATGATAAAACTAAATATCTAACTGGTTCAATTCTACATAGTTTATCAACACTAATTGGTGGGTTAAAATCAAATGATGCTTTATATAAACTAAGTTTAGAAAATAAGAATTCTCTAATCTTTGGAATTGATGCTTGAGAAGAAATTTTAAAAACAAAACAAAAAGAATTAGATAAAAAAGAATATCAACAAGCTGGTCAATATTATAACAATAATGCCTGAGCAACCAAATTAATTTCCTATAATCACAATCAAATTAAGTACCAATTAATAAGAATTCATGATTCAAACAATCAATATGTTAAAAAAATTGGTAAGAAATTTGAAGTTATGCTAACTAAACAACCAGACAATCATACTTATTGAGTAATTAGTCAAATTCTAGCATTAGATTATTAA